Sequence from the Acidobacteriota bacterium genome:
TCGACGCGCACGGACCCCGTGAACGTGTCCGCCGATCCGGCCTCGACGCGACGGGAACCGCCCCGTGTGATGTCCAACATCTGTGCCTCCATCGACGCCGACGCCAGCAGCGTCGCCGCCATGACGATGAGTGCCTGGCGTTTCATGTGCGCTCCGGTGATGGCTTCAGTCTGCCGTGTTGGCGTGTGCACGTCATGACGTCCAGCGTAGCCGTCCGGCCTCCCTCTGGGTAGACCGTCACGTCCGCATGGGGATGTGAGCCGCGTTCAGCAATGCACCTGATGATCAATGTCCTTTCAGCCGGAGCAGATCGAGTTCGTTCGCGGTGCCGAGCCGGGCGGCAACCATGTAGGTGCCGACGCCGCGCGACACGAAGATCCGGAGACTACCCTCTTCGTAGAGGCCTGCGTTGTAGCGATAGATCCACGCGGCCAGCAGCGTGCCCGGGAACACCTGTCCTCCATGAGTGTGTCCCGAGAGCAACAGGTCGACGCCGGCGGCGGCCAGATACGGAATCCCGATCGGGCTGTGGTGGAGCGCGACGGTCGGGAGGCTGTCGTCCACGGGAAACGTGGCCATCACCGACTTGATGGTCCGCTCGTCATCGGACGGATGCAGGTCGGCGCTGTGCTCGTCTGCGTTCATGTAGTTCAGGCCCACGATGCGGAGTCCGTGAATCATGACCGCCTCGTTGCGCAGCACGCGCACGCCCTGCCGCGCGATGGCGTCGAGCGCACGTGGCGAGCCGACGTACTTCTCGTGATTGCCCTCGACCAGGTACGCAGGCGCCGCGAGCGCGGCAAGCGGATCAAGCACGCCCGGCGCCAGCGCCGCCTTCGAGTCGACGAGGTCGCCGGTGATGACGACGACGTCCGGATGGTGCGCGTTGATGGTCTCGACCACGCGCACGAGGTACTCGCGGCCACGATGATGGCCCAGGTGGACGTCCGACACGTGCATCACGACCACGTCATGAGCCAGCCCGCGAACGGGGATTACGGTCTCGCGTACCGCGAACCGGCTGGCGCCACCGACGCCTGCCACTGTCGCGATTGCCGGCAGCAGCACGATCGCCGACCGCACCACACGGGGCGGCAGCGAACGAACGGCAGTGACCAGGTGCACAGCCAGCAGCGTCAGCAGCAGGTAGATGTACGTCAGGAACACAAGGCCGCCCGCGACGTACGCGATCCCGACCGCGCGGGCCGCCGGCACCGCACCACCAAAGGTGGCCACCATCGCACCGACCAACACGACGGTGACCGCCAGGCGGGCACGCCATCGCGCGCGCCACCCGAAAGCACGACGCAGACGACCGGCGACGTACCACGCCGACGCGAATGGCAGCCCCAGGAACAGCAGCGGAAAGGCCAGCAGGAACAGCGAACGCATCGCGTGGCCGGTTAACGCACCCGGTACGCCACGACCGTGTTGTGCTGGTCGGTCGTCATGTACATCGTCCGGGTCTTCGGGTCGTACAGGTTGATGCCGCCGGGCACGCGATCCGCCGTCGTGTCGAGCAGCACCTGGTGGGAGCCGTCAGCGCTGATGTAGTACACGAAGCCTCCCCAGTTGGTGGCGAGGAACTCCTTCCCGTCGACCATCTGGAGCCCGTTGGCGCGCCGGTCCATGCCCGTCGCCACGACGGTCCTGTTCTTCTGGGCGTCGATCTTCACGAGGCCTTCGCCGGTGTAGACGTAGAGATCCGTCCCCGAGAGCACGAGCCCCGAGGGCGCGCTGAGCTGCTCGACATACGTGCTCACCTGGTCGCCGCGAATCGCATGAATCTTCCCGGTGAACATGTCGCTGACGTACAGCAGGCCATCGGACGCGATGACGATGTTGTGCAGTAGCGTGGCGCCAGGCACGGGAATGCGCCGCACGATGGTGGCCTTCGTC
This genomic interval carries:
- a CDS encoding metallophosphoesterase, which codes for MRSLFLLAFPLLFLGLPFASAWYVAGRLRRAFGWRARWRARLAVTVVLVGAMVATFGGAVPAARAVGIAYVAGGLVFLTYIYLLLTLLAVHLVTAVRSLPPRVVRSAIVLLPAIATVAGVGGASRFAVRETVIPVRGLAHDVVVMHVSDVHLGHHRGREYLVRVVETINAHHPDVVVITGDLVDSKAALAPGVLDPLAALAAPAYLVEGNHEKYVGSPRALDAIARQGVRVLRNEAVMIHGLRIVGLNYMNADEHSADLHPSDDERTIKSVMATFPVDDSLPTVALHHSPIGIPYLAAAGVDLLLSGHTHGGQVFPGTLLAAWIYRYNAGLYEEGSLRIFVSRGVGTYMVAARLGTANELDLLRLKGH
- a CDS encoding ATP/GTP-binding protein, whose translation is MRIVIPALALALALPLSAHAQTSTQHSLEKLWETDAVLKFPEEVVIEPGGQFMYVSNTDGAPLEKDGRGSIGKIGMDGKVIEVEWVTGLDAPKGMRQQGDLLYLADLAQVVVVDTTKATIVRRIPVPGATLLHNIVIASDGLLYVSDMFTGKIHAIRGDQVSTYVEQLSAPSGLVLSGTDLYVYTGEGLVKIDAQKNRTVVATGMDRRANGLQMVDGKEFLATNWGGFVYYISADGSHQVLLDTTADRVPGGINLYDPKTRTMYMTTDQHNTVVAYRVR